The following proteins are encoded in a genomic region of Cryptomeria japonica chromosome 11, Sugi_1.0, whole genome shotgun sequence:
- the LOC131859849 gene encoding uncharacterized protein LOC131859849: MREKYADGLSYKDSKDLEISKAEIASLFVNPRTGQPVDPKKIKLSIKWCTNDGIVKNFWDRWWMVFDKPPNNNLDIPFYFIKKLYVEFVLHKHVNYFDIQPFQGVGLGMPQNRPGAIRVVQSRYVPPPPVDPPPAVQHLDIIREVASRTISAIHFLSSLLVSQAASVAQPTIDGSRASGGVDTSSSAPHICVPHSCVMCGHVCLGPVGQPVDHPVDSADYEVHEMHDAPDVITQTGGYPGESSHARGEEAPLSYIDDVVVRFVFSQFMLYFN; the protein is encoded by the coding sequence atgagggaaaaatatgcagatggcttgtcgtataaggatagcaaggatcttgagatatccaaagccgaaatcgcctcattgtttgtcaatccccgtactggtcaacccgtagatcccaaaaaaataaaactatctattaaatggtgcacaaatgatgggattgtgaaaaacttttgggatcgttggtggatggttttcgacaaaccacccaacaacaatcttgatatccccttctattttataaaaaaattgtatgttgagtttgttttacacaaacatgtgaactactttgacatccaacctttccagggtgtaggtttaggtatgccccaaaatagacctggggcaatcAGAGTAGTCCAGAGTcggtatgtcccccctcctcctgttgatcccccacctgcagtgcaacaTCTCGATATCATTCGTGaggtggcttcacggaccatatcggctattcactttttgagtagccttttggtttctcaggccgcgtcagtagctcagcctactatTGATGGTAGTCGCGCATCCGGTGGcgttgacacgtcatcctcggctccacacatatgtgtgccccatagttgtgtcatgtgtgggcacgtatgcttgggtccagtaggACAACCCGTCGATCatcctgtggacagtgcagattatgaggtgcatgagatgcatgatgcaccagatgttattacacaaactggaggataccctggggagtcctcacatgctagaggcgaggaggcaccgttatcatacattgatgatgtagtggtaagatttgtattttcacagttcatgttatattttaattaa